tggttttattttaagtaTGTGGTGCCAAAGGCAAGCAATGACGCAACCCGCTCCAATCCAGAGTTGCCGGCCGTGGCGGGGCCGTAATGGCAATCCGGTTGGAGAACGGTTTTCTTCCGGCGAACGGCATTTTTCATGATAAAGAGCAGCAGTGTAGCCCGTGTATGTTTGAACAGAAGAACAACGAACGAGTCCGGGGTCCATACGCACGCCGGAACCATTTCTCTGTAAACCTTGGCCGCTGTGTGTTCATTTCATCGAATGTTTGTTCTTCTTCGAGCGTTCGCTCCCTCTGCATCGCGTTTGTCGGCAAAAAATTACGTCATCAGATGAGGCGAACTCGGCCGCtgccccgccgccgccgccgatgagcacccatttttgtgtgcaaaTTGGTCtctcgtgtatgtgtttaGCGGATGGCCGCGCGACGTCGCACGCACGCTCGTTAGTGTGGGTATTTCGCTTCCCGCGAGATGTTAACGAACGGGTGAGAACGAAAAGCACATTTTTAAAGCCCTAATTTGACGTGCGAACTGGCAAAAAACTAGGCGCAATCGTGCACTGAGCTGTGGATGCTGAAATTGCACACTTTTCGGCACACTTCACGAAAGTGTTAAATAGTAATGTAAAATCAGTTAATCCAAGTCACCATTTgtgttgctgccgctgtgtGCGACCAAATGCTTCGTTCTGCAGTAGGCGTTGACGAGATTGATCCGACAGGGTCTCGAATCGTATTCCCGTATCGTGCGGTGTGCTGTCAAAACTCTGAGATCCTCTGTGCCAAAATTGGCCCCGAAGTGCGTTGTCTCCGCAGTGCGTCATTATTGAGCTCGGCTTTGAGTCCACTCTACCCAGTGACCGATGCTCCGGTGCTTCCGTCAGCGAAACCTTGGTTTTAATTCCCGCGCGCCCTAACAGTTGTTGCCCCACGATGATGAACGGGGACATTAGTTACTAATTTGCTGTTTGGTATTCCTTGGTGTTTCCACAGGAAGGTTGTCTCATTTTAAGCTAGTGAAAACCAGGAAAGCTAATCGCGAACAACACTCAAAATGTCTACCGTCGACAAGGAAGAACTAGTTCAGAAGGCAAAACTAGCCGAACAGTCGGAACGGTAGGTTGTTTTGctgttaaaaaaatgtgtttttccgTTGAGATTTCCGAACATTTCATTACAATCTCTGCCCACTCGGATGCTTTTCTAGATATGATGATATGGCACAGGCAATGAAATCAGTAACAGAAACCGGCGTGGAACTGTCAAACGAAGAAAGGAACCTGTTGTCCGTCGCCTACAAGAACGTTGTCGGTGCGCGAAGGTAATATAAGCGCCAGCAGAAGGCGGGAACACACGTAGGATAGGAACCCGGTGACGAGTCCACCATTCCATTTCAGATCGTCCTGGCGGGTGATATCGTCGATCGAACAGAAAACCGAATCCTCTGCCCGCAAACAGCAACTGGCACGAGAGTACCGAGAACGGGTTGAGAAGGAACTGAGGGAAATCTGCTACGAAGTGCTGGTAAGTGGGCGGATTGTAGCGAGATGCACCCACCAGTCAACAACTCCACACCTACAGGCGGCACCGAATGAACACACActcttttctcttctttcaGGGTCTCCTTGACAATTTCCTTATTCCCAAAGCCAGTAATCCAGAGAGTAAAGTGTTTTACCTCAAAATGAAAGGCGACTACTATAGATACCTAGCTGAAGTAGCTACCGGCGAAACCCGCCACAGTAAGTCATTTCGTTTGACCATTTCGATGCCCCCCCACCGGGGCGAGCGACACACCTTCCACATGTTCCCTAGTTCCCTAGTTCCCTTTGCGGTCCAGATGGATCGTTGCAAACGTAGTTTTGCTCTGCTTAAACTGACCCACCCATCCGCGCGATCACACAGCGCCGCGGATCGAACAATGCGCTAATGATACGAtcgcccttttttctcttatCTCTATTTCATTCGCGTCAATCCTACTTCACCTGGCGCACAAAATCACGATCGCCGATAACATACgaaaccatcgtcgtcgcgtAACGCAACACAGCCGTAGTCGACGATTCGCAAGCTGCGTACCAGGATGCCTTTGAAATTAGTAAAGGCAAAATGCAACCAACACATCCTATCCGGTTGGGTCTTGCGCTCAATTTCTCAGTCTTCTACTACGAGATCCTAAACTCTCCCGACAAAGCCTGCCAGCTGGCTAAACAGGTCGATATTTACCACAAGAAGCTCGCAGCATTGGTTTGGTGCAATCAGAATCCGTGCTCCTCCGAAAAAGAAGGCTTTCATACATATAGGAGCAGCAAGTAACTCAATCGAAAGAGTAAAATACACAGTCACCTGCCGCCGCCATACACAGCCTTTTGGGTCTGTTTATGATAACTCTGAATTAACTCCTTGTGTCTAATAAGCAGCAGAGATATTGCGCGCTTCCctctccctttttttttgtcacattCGTGATCCGTCGGAGAAGGATCTTGTCGGTTGTGTGGTTCAACGCGGGCGCGCCAATGCCACTCCTCTATCACTAATACCGCTGTTGTGTGGTTCTGTCGAGTTCGATGCTGTTCGCCCCTGGTTCAAATCCCACACGATAAACTACAAAtcctgtgtgttctctctgttctctctctctctctccagccGTGGTGGAGGATTCGCAAAAATCGTATCAGGAAGCGTTCGATATTGCAAAGTCCAAAATGCAACCGACGCACCCGATTCGGTTAGGCCTTGCGCTGAACTTTTCGGTCTTTTACTATGAAATCATTAACTCGCCGGCACGGGCTTGCCACCTGGCAAAGCAGGTTATTACCatccctttcttttttttctctcgtttttccTAGTTAATGATAATTCCGttgtgattgtgtttttttaattttttaatttgtcatttgcattttatagttcgtttttttaaattaattttaacacAATGCATTTTTGGCCCCACTGCAACTCTTCAATGCAACATTCCACATCTCCATCCATTTCGTTCGTGCAATTGGCCGCGAATGCTTTCGAGACACGCAGATTCGCCAACTCTAACAAATGTTCACCGTTCGGTGTGTTAACGGCCCATGAGGATTGTTACTCTTTACTGATCTTCTCCGAGCTGCCGTTTGCATGTCCTCTTACTAATTGCTAATTTGCGCCCCTTATAACACCGAGTCTCGAGTCGTTCGCTAGGCTCATATCTAATACAGCCCCCAATAGCCTCTCACATTTAACATGCGATGATTGTTTGCCGAAACGTGCGTTTGCTGTGCTTTTAACCTTCTCGCTATGTAACGGGAGGAacctcctctctctctctctctagagcTTGGTGTGCCCGAGATGTTGAGAACTCGCGAACCATACATAACCACCATGTGCGGCTGTAACtgtgtattttattttaatttggaTTGAATGATAGCAACAACAATATGCAAGCTGTGCCCCAGTGTTGCGCTGCCTATTTCGTAATGTTGTGCCATgagtttcaaaaacaaaacattacgaTAGGAGGCCCGATTCTGATTGTATTCGATGCATTAACCAATTGGTCACGAACGCGACCCCGTTCTAATGagtttgtcttttttttcggcccccCGGGATGCGCGCGCAGGCGTTCGATGACGCGATTGCCGAGCTGGACACGCTGAACGAGGATTCCTATAAAGACTCGACACTCATCATGCAGCTGCTGCGGGACAACCTAACGCTCTGGACGTCTGACACCcagggcgacggcgacgagccACAGGAAGGTGGCGATAATTAACCAAACTAAAAttaaagcgaaacaaaatacacacaacacacaaaccagcaacaacaacacaacgcaACACACACTTGAACTACAATAGAAATTCCGTTTTGAGACTATTGATTAAAAAGAGAACAAAACCAGAAGAAACCGCGAAGGAGACGCAGGTAgaaaagcgcgcgcgcgcgcaagagCGAGAGGATggttgcgatgcgatgcgattaGCTTCCGCCAAGAAGTAGCTctaaaaacacacaaaacacgcaGCAGAACGTCGTTGCcgccgtagcagcagcagtcagcgccagcagcagcaacctgcCGCCGCAGCAGAAAGCAAGCCAGAAACGTTGGGTACGCAGCCGCGAACACAGGGTCACTCTATAGGAGCTGCGCCATCGTTTTGGATGGAACAGAGAAATAAATGCATCCGCGATCTCTATTCCCCATTGCGAAACGATCGTGCGCGCCAGCCGCGTGCCGAGCAGAAAAGCGCGTGAAGAAGAGAGCAAGATGTTAAGCAAGGCACTCATAATGAGAGGTTCAGATGGAAAAGGATAAGAATTTATTGCTGGTTGTCGAGATGGACGATGGAAAGGGCGCTCGGCGTGTACCGATGCCGGTATTTTCGCGCAGCAGAGTAGCGCACACAACGTTGTTGTCGACGGTGGCACAGTAACATAGAGAGAAAAAGCTGTGAGGCGCCATGCAAAAGGAATAAAAGATCGGTtcaagaagaaaacaacagaagCACACGAACCTGTCCTCGCGCACAACAACACACTGCtgttgtgggtgtgtgtgtatgggtgttgaagaaagtgaaaaccaCACGCGCGCCACAAAAAGCAAGAGACGAGAAAGAAAGCTTTCCGTTGGTTTCATTGGCGTGCGCGTTGAGGAGCAAaagctcgctcgctctctctctggacGATACAGGAAGACACACAACCAACAAAGATTGGTGGTCAAACGGAACAATATGCTGTGGAACACTTtatacacacatacgcacgcacgcgcgtGCGCGACCTACGACAAGGAACAAGCTATTTCAGGCAGGTTGCGTGTGACGGTGGAAGATCGGATAAGCAGcgcagagcgcgcgcgcgcccaaaGAGCCTagcgctgctgatgatgatgatgatgatgaggtggCAGACAAATTCAACAAAAGTACATGTTTATATGTATGTTCTCTCTATTGCTATAATCCCTGTCGTCCCTCTCGCCCCTCGAGATTACTCTGTGGCTCTCTCCTATCCGGCCCCGCCCGAGATAGGGTGCCGACATTGTTTAAATGTGGCGTTGTGTCCCGCACTGTGGTTTTCTACCCCCTTTTCTCTCCACCAGCTGCACCACCAAAAAGCGGATCGCGCGCGAGGCGGAGTGTCACTTTTTGGGCACACCACCGGATGTGTGACCCGCGAgttttgtctctctctctcgttgtgggtgtgtggtaaacaaaacattctCTCCTCTCTGCCGGATGTGCACCCGAGGGCGCcggaattgaaagaaaattgggCAAAACAAGAGCCGGGCCGTAGCGAACTGGACGAGTTGAGGTCAATCGTTTTGAACGTAGAAAGGAGTTACATACTTACCGTGCGAACCCTGCCTGGAGAGATGGTTGCCGCCGCAAGGTacggcgtgcgtgcgcgcATTCTTGTCACCCCGTGTGTCTGATCTGCGTGGAAAAGAGAGATTGTTGTGAGACCGTTGTTGTTAACACCCCTCCCTACACCCACACAAAAGGACACTCTTATCATCGTAGGGAATATGATCGTGACGCGTGCGCGGGGGTCGTCCACCCCGCCGGGACCCGTTTTTGTGACAGCGGACAGTTCCGCGTTCGGATAATTCGTAACGACCGTACACAATTTCTATAAGTGTCTACACAACACCCCCCCGTTGTACTTTCCGTCGAAATGTGTCCCAAATCACACACGGCCACTGCCGCTAAAATGCACTCTAATGTTTTCCCACAGCCCCGCAGCATTTTGGGACCTTTATTGTTCAGAGCAACCACAGTGTGATGTTTCGTGAAGTTGTGTGCTACCATTCCCAGACACTGCTCCCACGTGGTAGCTAGAGACAGAAATCCACGCTACAACCGTAGGTGTGAGCTGTAGGATTGGCCACAACCATAATTCCCCCCGGATCCCCTCGGGTTCGCGATGCGGGTGCACAAAAGTCGAAGCGACAAACAAGGATTTTCGATCTTTTACTGCTGCGTGCCATCGAGAGACAGCcagcagacagacagacaacagaaaaaaaacgtgtgCGCCGGTGGAGAAGCCAAATGATGTCGTTTTGTGTGTGATGTGGTGTGTCGTACATTTGAAAGAATGCTCCCCCAAATTTTCCTAATACACACTTTTtatctaaaaaaaaacaagacacCCAAAAGAACATGATTGTTGTTAAAGCAAACCCCCGACCCGATGGAgtaagtaaacaaaaaaactcgtTGTAATATTGTAAGAATGTGGCAAAAAAGCCACACTGTGTGTATGATAAACTCTGTGAACCATGTGTTTGTCCCCTcgtggaaagaaaataagaGAAGCAGCAGCTGTGAAGAACGCGTTGTGTTAGTTCACTTTATTCGTGGTTCTTACGgccagttttttgtttcgtgcggAGAGCACGCGAAAAAGAGTGTCCTCTCCTTCCGGTTGGGGTTGCGCGATTGttgcgtggccaccggaaacattGTATGAAGAGACAGGGGCACGCACGCCGGGGATCAAAGACacagtgaaagagagagagagagagagagcgaggatAAGGTAGTAGTTAATACAAATTCTGTCGTCTTACATCATTACATTACTAAAGCAAGCCAAACGACCCAAAGGAGTAGCCAAACGACGATCCTGGAGAAGCCCTGTTTAAAAGTGGCCGACGATCCTTGGGTGATCCTTGTTGGGTGCGACAAAGACCATCAgtcgaaacaaacaaaacaacaaagcGCAGCAAAGCAAAGAGAGCATCGTATGGAAATTATTACTCTTGTACAAcaaccaacagcaaaaacaagtcaaatcgtcgtcgtcgtcgtcgtcgtcattaaTCAAACATTGTGGAGAGCGAAGAGCAACAAACTTGTATAACAAACTGTGAACAAACGCAAAAGGAAATCATGTCAGTAAAGAAGCTTTTCTTACGAAGAACGTGAGGGTGGGATTCAGCCGCaaacacaggacacacactaCTCACACGCAGAAAGGGTAAACCGTAAACCTTGCATTACTTGTTTAAAGTCAAACACAACAATAGCCAAGAAGCGAAGGGTTGAAGAGAATTTTATTAACTAACCGTCGCCGGGCCCCACGGGCCAAGAGAAGAGCCCACACAGGAGGAGAGCTATAGAGCTGTGGTGTGGAATAAACACGCGCCACAGCGCGCCAGTTAATGTaaaccggaaaacaaaaacaaccagaTACCACGAACAGAAAGCAAACACGCTACTTTCTCTCGCTAACAAAAAACCCGCAACCATACTACAAGTTTACTATGTTTTCGCTCTATtcgagaaataaaacaatgacaTTAAAGATCACACCTAACCCCCTTCTAGTGTCCTGTCTTTTGGAAAGAATGGCCAGGAAGCTCCGCGCGGACCGATCTCGAATCCGTGGCTCGGTTGTTGCAGTTGCATTTGAATCTTAGGTTTTTGGGAAATGCACGTCACCAAAGGTGATTAAGAAATTTGACGAGCACAGTTCGGTccacccgagagagagagcgagacgaTTGAGGTTTGAGGTGCATTTGTGTTACTATTGTAAGGGAAAGTGTGTTATTCTTAGCTTAAAATGCTGGATGTGGTGTGATACTCATACCCCTTCGAGAAAGTAtaggaaattaaaacaatgtttgtttcaagtgtaataaataaattatgcgaAATGTTTTAAACTTCGATAACGCGTTTCTCGTCATGGTCCGGGATTTATTTCGGCGACGAAAGAAATTCAGAACCAGGGGACTACCGGTCTAGTATGTAAACCCGCCACGACCACGTCGTGAAATCGAGCATTGCAACAGCATTCCATGCTCATCGGATTCCTGACCGAGTCCCGGTATCTGCGTGACCTCACAACATGACGCTCCATCGCGAGAGTGAGTCATAAGGGAGCAAAAAGACTTTCCGGCTTCGTCAGGCATATGACTGGCAACCGGTTCCTTTTGTAAACACACAATGAATTCCAAAGGCCGGCATACTTGCGGCGCGGGGCTTGGTAATGTTACCTCAAGGTTGGAAAAGattcaaagaaaaaaaaacacggagcaACGAACCGCACAGTTTTACGGCGCCAGTTTAATTGGTGCTgcaaaaaaatgatgaaataaatcatccaaAAACTGATCATCCCACAGGCACAAACAGGAGGCGGCGCCTAAGAAATCATTTCACTATTTTGCTATTTATGGCGATATTCCGGTGGTTCCAGGAATAATGAttgatggaaaaaagtttcaaaattGAGCAACAGTGATGCAATTTTTGCGCCAACCCCGTGTTTTGATCGTCCCTGTTTCGTTCACCGGTTGATGTTGACAGCAGCGCTTTGACAGCCCCGCAAGCGGCCGCCCAATGGTTGCTAGATCCTTCGGAGAAGTAGCATTGAACGGATCGCGTTTTTCGCCACTTTCCCCTCAGCTGTTGGTGCTTTGTTAATTTCAACACTCACTTTACTATTTGTCGATAGTTTTCCGAGCAACACGGAGAAGGTTTCATTGGCCCGTGTTATAAAACACTGTTCTGCACTTTCAACGACAAGCTACCGTGACCACTGGGCGGCCAGTTTGTATTTTCCCTCCTCTTAAAGTCACCTTGAAATGTCATTCTGGATCACctctagcagcagcaacagcaaagcaCTAGCAATAAGAAAGTTTCTGTGCATTGCTGCGGCGTCTTGCTCCAAAGCACGGACGAGCGAAAAAGAGTTTGTGTGGGTGCGGTAGACAGGAGGCAGGAATCGCGGTAATCATCACCGACCAGACCAATTCCCCGTCCGCTCGCCACCGGCTTCATTTCGCTTATTTAACGCGCGGGTGCAGATCTGTGGCCGTAGAAAAGTCAGTTGTCTTTTGAGCGTTGCCCGATCGTCGACGTCGGTTTTCGTTCGCGGATACTCTGCTTCATAGTCACCCACGGAATTTCCAACGGTTACTACGAGTTAAACCATTTCCAGGGTGCTGTCTAAGTGAGTGTCTTACTGCTTTGCGGTGTTATTGGGTGCTTCGTTAATCGAttcagcccgccagccagccactaCGGGCGAGCCTTTTCTAGTTTTGGCAATAAATAGTGCGATACAAGCATGATATAATCAAGAGGACCAacgtgtggtggtgttttggttttctgccTCACTCAACTAGTCTGTGAAAGTGCGACGTTGGTCTTCCACCTATCCGGTTCGATGTGATTATCGCGACTAGGCTAGTAATTTAAAACTAATGCCTTTGCAAAGCTTGTTTCTAAGGACATGTGAAGTGTGTCGGGTGTTACTCAAggaccagcgccagcgccagtgtTGATTCTTTCCCTCATTCGCTCTGTCGTATTCCAattcgtttctctttctcttttcatttctccaTTTGTGTTGCCGTTTCTTGGGCTATCCCTCGATTCGGTCCAAAAGCTTCTGAGGAAAACATACCCGGAGAGAAAGAATGTCGTCGGGTGCTCAAGTGCAACGGTTTATTCAGCATGGAGCCCACAAGGGAAAAGGTATCGCCGTTTTCACCAGCGGAGGTGACTCCCAAGGCATGAATGCGGCTGTCCGAGCCGTCGTTCGGATGGGCATTTACGTCGGATGCAAGGTACGCCAGACTTTATCATATTAACATTACCAGTCCAATAAATAAGTCCACGGTTCTGCGCACTCTGTTTTACGACGCTACCCTAAGTAATGTCAGTtgatcgtttttgttttttactgACCGACCACTAGGTTCGAACATTTTTGAAGTATTTCAATGTCTAAAAATAACTGCCTCAACTAGCAGTGAGCAACCACTGGGGCCAACGCAGCGAACGGCCATTGAAAAATTGGTTGAACATGGTACTAAACTTGTTGGCTTCGCTTTCGGTACAGCGCAAAAACGCAATATTCCTTGATCCTGGCCCCACTGGTGTGCCGTCGTGGTCGTAGACGGTCCGTCGCAAGGATACGCCGCGCGTCGCAAGGCCAAGCCCAATAGTAAGGAGGGCGGGCGGAAGTCTAAAAATATATCATTCAAATGTACGCCTAGGTCAGTGGATGGCCGTCGTGAGTTACACAGTCATTCGACCATGACCATGCCCCACCAATGTTGTTGTTAGTGGCGAGGCGTAACCTAACTGATACCGCTACCACGACCTTATCGTACCCATCACCGTAGACCCAGTTCTTTAGGTTCTGAAAGGCCGGCACGCAGCAATTCGCACATACGAACGCCAAATGGTTTATTGGCCTCTTTATCAAT
The nucleotide sequence above comes from Anopheles bellator chromosome 1, idAnoBellAS_SP24_06.2, whole genome shotgun sequence. Encoded proteins:
- the LOC131216765 gene encoding 14-3-3 protein zeta isoform X1 translates to MSTVDKEELVQKAKLAEQSERYDDMAQAMKSVTETGVELSNEERNLLSVAYKNVVGARRSSWRVISSIEQKTESSARKQQLAREYRERVEKELREICYEVLGLLDNFLIPKASNPESKVFYLKMKGDYYRYLAEVATGETRHTVVDDSQAAYQDAFEISKGKMQPTHPIRLGLALNFSVFYYEILNSPDKACQLAKQAFDDAIAELDTLNEDSYKDSTLIMQLLRDNLTLWTSDTQGDGDEPQEGGDN
- the LOC131216765 gene encoding 14-3-3 protein zeta isoform X2, which encodes MSTVDKEELVQKAKLAEQSERYDDMAQAMKSVTETGVELSNEERNLLSVAYKNVVGARRSSWRVISSIEQKTESSARKQQLAREYRERVEKELREICYEVLGLLDNFLIPKASNPESKVFYLKMKGDYYRYLAEVATGETRHTVVEDSQKSYQEAFDIAKSKMQPTHPIRLGLALNFSVFYYEIINSPARACHLAKQAFDDAIAELDTLNEDSYKDSTLIMQLLRDNLTLWTSDTQGDGDEPQEGGDN